In Physeter macrocephalus isolate SW-GA chromosome 2, ASM283717v5, whole genome shotgun sequence, a single window of DNA contains:
- the PANK3 gene encoding pantothenate kinase 3, which yields MKIKDAKKPSFPWFGMDIGGTLVKLSYFEPIDITAEEEQEEVESLKSIRKYLTSNVAYGSTGIRDVHLELKDLTLFGRRGNLHFIRFPTQDLPTFIQMGRDKNFSTLHTVLCATGGGAYKFEKDFRTIGNLHLHKLDELDCLVKGLLYIDSVSFNGQAECYYFANASEPERCQKMPFNLDDPYPLLVVNIGSGVSILAVHSKDNYKRVTGTSLGGGTFLGLCSLLTGCESFEEALEMASKGDSTQADKLVRDIYGGDYERFGLPGWAVASSFGNMIYKEKRESVSKEDLARATLVTITNNIGSVARMCAVNEKINRVVFVGNFLRVNTLSMKLLAYALDYWSKGQLKALFLEHEGYFGAVGALLGLPNFS from the exons ATGAAGATCAAGGATGCCAAGAAACCCT CTTTCCCTTGGTTTGGCATGGACATCGGGGGAACTCTGGTAAAGCTCTCATATTTTGAACCTATCGATATCACAGCAGAGGAAGAACAAGAAGAAGTTGAGAGCTTAAAAAGTATCCGGAAATATTTGACTTCTAATGTAGCCTATGGATCCACTGGTATTCGTGATGTACACCTTGAACTGAAAGATTTAACACTTTTTGGCCGGAGAGGGAACTTGCACTTTATCAGATTTCCAACCCAGGACCTGCCTACTTTTATCCAAATGGGAAGAGATAAAAACTTCTCAACATTACACACGGTGCTATGTGCTACAGGAGGTGGTGCTTACAAGTTTGAAAAAGATTTTCGCACA ATTGGAAACCTCCACCTGCACAAACTGGATGAACTTGACTGCCTTGTAAAGGGCTTGCTGTATATAGATTCTGTCAGTTTCAATGGACAAGCAGAGTGCTATTATTTTGCTAATGCCTCAGAACCTGAGAGATGCCAAAAGATGCCTTTCAACCTGGATGATCCCTATCCACTTCTGGTAGTAAACATTGGTTCGGGAGTCAGTATTTTAGCAGTCCATTCCAAAGACAACTATAAACGAGTAACTGGGACAAG ccTTGGAGGGGGTACCTTTCTTGGTTTATGTAGTTTATTGACTGGCTGTGAAAGTTTTGAAGAGGCTCTTGAAATGGCATCCAAAGGTGACAGCACCCAAGCTGACAAGCTGGTCCGTGATATTTACGGAGGAGATTATGAAAGATTTGGCCTGCCTGGTTGGGCTGTAGCATCTAG tTTTGGGAATATGATTTATAAGGAGAAGCGAGAATCTGTTAGTAAAGAAGATCTAGCAAGAGCTACATTAGTTACTATCACCAATAACATTGGTTCTGTGGCACGAATGTGTGCTGTTaatgag aaaataaacagagtTGTCTTTGTTGGAAACTTTTTACGTGTCAATACTCTCTCGATGAAACTTTTGGCATATGCACTGGATTATTGGTCAAAAGGTCAACTGAAAGCATTATTTCTAGAGCATGAG GGATATTTTGGAGCAGTTGGTGCACTTCTTGGGCTGCCAAATTTCAGCTAA